In the Sphingomonas sp. LM7 genome, one interval contains:
- a CDS encoding sigma factor-like helix-turn-helix DNA-binding protein, with amino-acid sequence MSKITIALEAAVATVIENTPADGNRTNRQRVYVDRAFAQILKLIAPRIRHFIRQYGLVAHWDDAEQCCAIAVHRAIEAYDPAKAQFTTFVNWQIRGELQSLRFRLMTDQRPSAKKVEATTVSLNALSTGADGEEMSPETLIADEDALARTEAGAADYLADGAINSLVDAYVDHLRKVGIEALRRRPRPKREEAALRREGPRLRTATYGIDPAELEKLEAKLDRDREIVVRRVFQASTLDDLSLETGVTKERVRQITKRAAKTIAEIAAADPRFAVMAEHDRPVAAKRRQSAPATASLLPDASQPHNRLASVRAIQPAELSTALAAPVEGVERIDAMLLAQAAAPSSAALH; translated from the coding sequence ATGTCGAAGATCACGATCGCGCTCGAAGCCGCCGTTGCTACTGTCATCGAAAACACGCCTGCCGACGGCAACCGCACCAACCGCCAGCGCGTCTATGTCGATCGTGCCTTCGCCCAGATCCTCAAGCTGATCGCCCCGCGCATCCGCCACTTCATCCGCCAGTACGGCCTGGTCGCCCATTGGGACGACGCCGAGCAGTGCTGCGCCATCGCCGTGCACCGCGCGATCGAAGCCTATGACCCCGCCAAGGCGCAGTTCACCACCTTCGTGAACTGGCAGATCCGCGGCGAGCTTCAGAGCCTCCGCTTCCGCCTGATGACCGACCAGCGCCCCTCGGCGAAGAAGGTCGAAGCGACCACCGTGTCGCTCAACGCACTCTCCACCGGCGCCGACGGCGAGGAAATGTCGCCCGAGACGCTGATCGCCGACGAGGACGCCCTCGCCCGCACCGAAGCCGGCGCAGCCGACTATCTCGCCGACGGCGCAATCAATTCGCTGGTCGACGCCTATGTCGATCATCTCCGCAAGGTCGGCATCGAAGCGCTCCGCCGTCGTCCCCGTCCCAAGCGGGAAGAAGCCGCGCTGCGCCGCGAAGGCCCGCGTCTCCGCACCGCCACCTACGGCATCGATCCCGCCGAGCTGGAGAAGCTCGAAGCCAAGCTCGACCGTGACCGCGAGATCGTCGTCCGCCGCGTGTTCCAGGCATCGACTCTCGACGATCTTTCGCTCGAGACCGGCGTCACCAAGGAGCGCGTCCGCCAGATCACCAAGCGCGCTGCCAAGACGATCGCCGAGATCGCCGCTGCCGACCCGCGCTTCGCCGTGATGGCCGAGCATGACCGCCCGGTCGCCGCCAAGCGTCGCCAGTCGGCCCCGGCCACTGCCTCGCTGCTCCCCGACGCCAGCCAGCCGCACAACCGTCTTGCCAGCGTCCGCGCCATCCAGCCGGCCGAGCTGAGCACCGCACTGGCCGCCCCGGTCGAGGGTGTCGAGCGCATCGACGCCATGCTTCTCGCCCAGGCCGCTGCTCCGTCGAGCGCCGCGCTGCACTAA
- a CDS encoding helix-turn-helix domain-containing protein: MAMAKGNKKRQGGARSTLGDVPVDLYRCFVFPNRMREQRRIAGHARLLRLATTLPEIPYIRLSKIERGEVVPRADELRRIAAALNIAPADLLVDVDAPGFDIAHWAQPFVEGAPADLDEERFAVLLAAALRARRAGDPALTIAAIERDYALAPVNLSRVENAQKTFDRWNAATHSALYQLLRVADAAELRDHVAMLHANGALDAFLAGIPGPAVRHERTRARIAEIAAALRADDATPTLAAAPVLAPLPVIGAASVRLVPVLGAPLAQGLIADTPTPEKAEAPHAAGPRAFGLKVCRATLGGGLPGQAVVIVDPDRYPSAGSLAALREADGWRLLSVGSDREGRMIGYSSNPELEIALDDCDPARLAALVSAIFP; this comes from the coding sequence ATGGCGATGGCAAAGGGGAACAAGAAGCGGCAGGGCGGCGCCCGTTCGACGCTCGGCGACGTGCCGGTCGATCTGTACCGTTGCTTCGTCTTCCCCAATCGCATGCGCGAGCAGCGCCGCATCGCGGGGCATGCACGGTTGCTGCGGCTGGCCACGACGCTTCCCGAAATTCCCTATATCCGCCTGTCGAAGATCGAGCGCGGCGAAGTCGTGCCCCGCGCCGACGAACTTCGCCGTATCGCCGCGGCGCTGAACATCGCGCCGGCCGACCTCTTGGTCGATGTGGACGCCCCGGGCTTCGATATCGCGCACTGGGCCCAGCCCTTCGTCGAAGGCGCGCCCGCCGATCTGGACGAAGAGCGGTTTGCGGTGCTGCTCGCCGCGGCGCTGCGCGCTCGGCGGGCCGGCGATCCCGCGCTCACCATCGCCGCGATCGAGCGCGACTATGCGCTGGCCCCGGTCAATCTCTCGCGCGTCGAAAACGCGCAGAAGACGTTCGATCGCTGGAATGCCGCCACGCACAGCGCACTGTACCAGCTTCTCCGGGTCGCCGACGCCGCCGAACTGCGCGACCATGTCGCGATGCTCCACGCCAATGGCGCGCTCGACGCGTTCCTCGCCGGGATCCCCGGCCCCGCCGTCCGCCACGAACGCACCCGCGCCCGTATCGCCGAGATCGCCGCTGCGCTGCGCGCCGACGACGCGACACCCACGCTCGCAGCCGCGCCCGTCCTGGCGCCACTCCCGGTGATCGGCGCCGCTTCGGTACGGCTCGTTCCCGTTCTCGGCGCGCCGCTCGCCCAGGGATTGATCGCCGACACGCCCACCCCCGAAAAGGCCGAGGCGCCGCACGCCGCGGGCCCGCGCGCCTTCGGGCTCAAGGTCTGCCGCGCCACGCTGGGTGGCGGGCTGCCGGGCCAGGCAGTGGTGATCGTCGATCCCGATCGCTACCCCTCCGCCGGCAGCCTTGCGGCATTGCGTGAGGCGGATGGCTGGCGGCTGCTTTCGGTCGGATCGGACCGCGAAGGCCGCATGATCGGGTATAGCAGCAATCCCGAACTCGAAATCGCACTCGACGATTGCGATCCCGCGCGCCTCGCCGCGCTGGTCAGTGCGATCTTTCCGTAA
- a CDS encoding bifunctional diguanylate cyclase/phosphodiesterase codes for MKNRLRRLFVSYRDYLLIVAPVASMLMLGALLNLSERFSDFTSRHENWQLDEVVPAFFLAGLIYMVLLVCRTRGLRHELRRRRRAESEATQLARHDWLTGLVNRRTLVDHLAARVASAAQGTEISVFMLDLDRFKPVNDTYGHEGGDAVLVKVASRLKLLAGMGGLVARIGGDEFACVLEHPAGSPVPVETAQAILAAVAKPIQLRGGLAEVSASVGLVTCAPGASDAEEMLRAADFAMYRAKRSGRSSYCVFAAEIEAEMGERAQLELDMHAGIHRGEFVPYFQPIVALASGDLIGFEALARWRHPTRGLVAPDLFIPIAEDAGMIQDLGFSVLRRACADARMWPQHLTLSVNISPLQLNDPWLPQRILQVLCSTGFAPARLIVEITETRLVQDIEAARAILVSLRNAGIQIALDDFGTGYASLKHLRELQFNRIKIDRAFIQDMRAGDNGKIVRAILNLSEGLGLPVTAEGIESSESAAMLAGLGCEYGQGFLYSRAVEPEEALEIARAAHYLGHGAGAPVPIGLHQVRRATP; via the coding sequence ATGAAGAACCGGCTGCGTCGGTTGTTCGTCAGCTATCGGGATTACCTGCTGATCGTCGCGCCCGTCGCGTCGATGCTGATGCTTGGCGCCCTGCTCAATCTCAGCGAACGCTTCAGCGATTTTACCAGCCGGCACGAGAATTGGCAGCTCGATGAAGTCGTTCCCGCCTTTTTCCTCGCCGGTCTGATCTACATGGTATTGCTCGTCTGCCGCACCCGCGGGCTGCGGCACGAACTCCGCCGCCGCCGGCGCGCCGAGAGCGAAGCCACCCAGCTCGCCCGGCACGACTGGCTCACCGGCCTCGTCAATCGGCGCACGCTGGTCGATCATCTCGCGGCGCGGGTCGCGAGCGCCGCACAAGGCACCGAGATCAGCGTCTTCATGCTCGACCTCGATCGCTTCAAGCCCGTCAACGACACCTACGGGCATGAGGGCGGCGACGCCGTCCTCGTCAAGGTCGCCAGCCGGCTCAAGCTGCTCGCCGGGATGGGCGGACTGGTCGCGCGCATCGGCGGCGACGAATTCGCCTGCGTCCTCGAACATCCGGCCGGCTCGCCGGTCCCGGTCGAGACCGCCCAGGCGATCCTCGCTGCCGTCGCCAAGCCGATCCAGCTGCGCGGCGGCCTTGCCGAGGTCAGCGCCTCGGTCGGTCTCGTCACCTGCGCGCCCGGCGCGTCCGATGCCGAGGAGATGCTGCGCGCCGCCGACTTCGCGATGTACCGCGCCAAGCGTTCGGGCCGTTCTAGCTATTGCGTGTTCGCTGCCGAGATCGAAGCCGAGATGGGCGAGCGCGCCCAGCTCGAGCTCGACATGCACGCCGGCATCCATCGCGGCGAATTCGTCCCCTATTTCCAGCCGATCGTCGCGCTCGCCTCCGGCGACCTGATCGGCTTCGAGGCGCTCGCCCGCTGGCGCCACCCGACCCGCGGCCTCGTCGCGCCCGACCTGTTCATCCCGATCGCCGAGGATGCGGGCATGATCCAGGATCTGGGCTTCTCGGTGCTGCGCCGCGCCTGTGCCGATGCGCGGATGTGGCCCCAGCACCTGACGCTGTCGGTCAATATCTCGCCGCTCCAGCTCAACGATCCCTGGCTGCCCCAGCGCATCCTCCAGGTATTGTGCAGCACCGGCTTCGCGCCCGCGCGGCTGATCGTCGAGATCACCGAGACCCGGCTGGTGCAGGATATCGAAGCGGCGCGCGCGATCCTCGTCTCGCTGCGCAATGCCGGCATCCAGATCGCGCTCGACGATTTCGGCACCGGCTATGCCAGCCTCAAGCATCTGCGCGAGTTGCAGTTCAACCGGATCAAGATCGACCGCGCCTTCATCCAGGACATGCGCGCCGGCGACAACGGCAAGATCGTCCGCGCGATCCTCAATCTCAGCGAGGGCCTGGGCCTGCCCGTCACGGCCGAGGGCATCGAATCGAGCGAGAGCGCGGCAATGCTCGCCGGGCTCGGTTGCGAATATGGCCAGGGTTTCCTCTACAGCCGCGCCGTCGAGCCCGAAGAGGCGCTCGAGATCGCGCGCGCCGCGCATTATCTCGGCCACGGCGCCGGAGCGCCCGTCCCCATCGGCCTTCACCAGGTCCGCCGCGCCACGCCGTGA
- the tmk gene encoding dTMP kinase, which translates to MHEAAFYAVEGIDGSGKSGMVAGIVAHLERTGRPTIATREPGGTPQGEKLRALLLAGTDDAWDQQSELLMMTAARVEHVQRVILPALARGTSVVSDRYVGSTIAYQGAGRGMPEDYIRRLHRDAVGDVWPDLVLILDLDPEIGLARSKKRLSADAIDEGRFETLDLDFHHRIRRSYLDQAARDPERHAIVDALGTPEEVRARVIAAIDAWHAH; encoded by the coding sequence ATGCACGAAGCTGCCTTCTACGCAGTCGAGGGGATCGACGGATCCGGCAAGTCCGGGATGGTCGCCGGCATCGTCGCGCATCTCGAACGCACCGGCCGGCCGACGATCGCGACGCGCGAGCCCGGCGGCACGCCGCAAGGCGAGAAGCTTCGCGCGCTGCTGCTCGCCGGCACCGACGACGCCTGGGACCAGCAATCCGAGCTGCTGATGATGACCGCGGCGCGCGTCGAGCACGTCCAGCGCGTCATCCTCCCCGCCCTCGCCCGTGGCACTTCGGTGGTGTCGGACCGCTATGTCGGTTCGACGATCGCCTATCAGGGCGCCGGGCGAGGCATGCCGGAGGACTATATCCGGCGCCTCCACAGGGATGCGGTCGGCGATGTCTGGCCCGACCTCGTCCTCATCCTTGATCTCGATCCCGAAATCGGGCTGGCGCGCAGCAAAAAGCGCCTGAGCGCCGACGCGATCGACGAAGGCCGGTTCGAGACGCTCGACCTCGATTTCCACCACCGCATCCGCCGCTCGTATCTCGACCAGGCCGCGCGTGATCCCGAACGGCACGCAATCGTCGACGCGCTCGGCACGCCGGAAGAAGTACGCGCGAGGGTGATCGCTGCGATCGACGCCTGGCACGCCCACTAA
- a CDS encoding DUF4198 domain-containing protein encodes MKRLILAALMLGVAGSAQAHEVWVERDGNGAVRIYLGEPGDVLPEGGDPEFKNLKAPKLLGGTAAQVRKAGYIETSAPAGDVRVWDDNVFAPWDSEGKKEGVVYYARAGRSDTSAKLPFEIVPASANANRFTVIRDGKPVAGAKVVVVTPDKWSKTITTDAGGGLEIPVNEKGRYILAATVKDDAKATLPGGAVDAVHRITTITFVAG; translated from the coding sequence ATGAAGCGACTGATTTTGGCGGCCCTGATGCTCGGCGTCGCGGGCAGCGCGCAGGCACATGAAGTGTGGGTCGAGCGCGACGGCAACGGCGCGGTTCGCATCTATCTGGGCGAGCCCGGCGACGTGCTGCCGGAGGGCGGCGATCCCGAGTTCAAGAACCTCAAGGCGCCCAAGCTGCTCGGCGGCACTGCTGCGCAGGTGCGCAAGGCCGGCTATATCGAGACCAGCGCGCCCGCGGGCGACGTCCGCGTGTGGGACGACAATGTCTTCGCGCCCTGGGATTCGGAAGGAAAGAAGGAAGGCGTTGTCTATTACGCCCGCGCTGGCCGCAGCGACACCAGCGCCAAGCTGCCCTTCGAGATCGTACCCGCTTCGGCAAACGCCAACCGCTTCACGGTGATCCGCGACGGCAAGCCGGTCGCTGGCGCCAAGGTCGTCGTGGTCACGCCGGACAAATGGTCGAAGACGATTACTACCGACGCTGGCGGCGGACTCGAGATCCCGGTGAACGAGAAGGGACGCTACATCCTCGCCGCGACGGTGAAGGACGACGCCAAGGCGACGCTGCCGGGTGGGGCAGTGGATGCGGTGCACCGGATCACTACGATTACGTTCGTGGCGGGCTGA
- a CDS encoding DUF3325 domain-containing protein, whose amino-acid sequence MSLITLLFAIGAFALFGFATDEHHQRRLNKRPDIATKKRLRIAAWVLIVAAFPPALAASGGVFGPILWAGMLMLGAGIVFLILNLSPAWRRTDRR is encoded by the coding sequence ATGAGCCTGATCACCCTATTGTTCGCGATCGGCGCGTTCGCGCTGTTCGGGTTCGCCACCGACGAGCATCACCAGCGGCGGCTGAACAAGCGGCCTGATATTGCGACGAAGAAGCGATTGCGGATTGCCGCATGGGTGCTGATCGTGGCAGCGTTCCCGCCTGCGCTGGCGGCGAGCGGCGGCGTGTTCGGCCCGATCCTGTGGGCCGGGATGCTGATGCTCGGCGCGGGCATCGTGTTCCTGATACTCAACCTGTCGCCGGCATGGCGGCGTACCGACCGGCGCTGA
- a CDS encoding PepSY domain-containing protein, giving the protein MSQVVNNKGFRQSQAFLHTWSGLLLGWLLFAVFVAGTIAFYREGLNRWMRPELAKVEAPMQVLAGAQRFLDGKAPDAKSWFIPMPGGTSPGTQLFWQPEPKKGEPPRRRGRRNNQALIGADGEPTTARETRGGEFFYRFHFDLYYMPVFWARWLVGFAAMMMLVAILSGIVTHKKIFKDFFTLRRAKGQRSWLDGHNATAVLGLPFHLMITYTGLVTLMAMLMPWATVANYADDAKMFETLFPQAPEVERSGTRVPMVPLTTIVQDAERRMGAPAGYIDVAFPGDASSRVTISRSASSMLSARSPSLTYEGATGKLVWQSPAPGGASVTAGAMIGLHAGRFSGDGLRWIYFLCGVAGSVMVASGLVLWTVKRREKLPDPARPHFGFRLVERLNVATIAGFPLGVAAMFWANRLLPVAMQGRAEWEIHVLFLAWLASLVLALVRRPQIAWTILLGTTGVLLAALPFYNLLATNQGVFATLLRGDWLMTGIDLTILAFGIAFVATAARVGRYKPVARKSRRKMAAEPAAPMLEPAE; this is encoded by the coding sequence GTGAGTCAGGTTGTGAACAACAAGGGTTTTCGCCAGTCGCAGGCCTTTCTGCACACCTGGTCCGGGCTGCTGCTCGGCTGGCTGCTGTTCGCGGTGTTCGTCGCGGGGACGATCGCCTTCTACCGTGAAGGGTTGAATCGCTGGATGCGGCCCGAGCTGGCCAAGGTCGAGGCGCCGATGCAGGTGCTCGCCGGGGCGCAGCGCTTCCTCGACGGGAAGGCGCCCGACGCGAAGAGCTGGTTTATCCCGATGCCGGGCGGCACCAGCCCCGGCACCCAGCTGTTCTGGCAGCCCGAACCCAAAAAGGGTGAGCCGCCGCGGCGGCGCGGGCGGCGCAACAACCAGGCGCTGATCGGCGCCGACGGCGAGCCCACTACGGCGCGTGAGACGCGTGGCGGCGAGTTCTTCTATCGCTTCCACTTCGACCTTTATTACATGCCGGTATTCTGGGCGCGCTGGCTGGTCGGCTTCGCGGCGATGATGATGCTGGTCGCGATCCTGAGCGGGATCGTGACGCACAAGAAGATCTTCAAGGACTTCTTCACGCTGCGCCGCGCCAAGGGACAGCGCAGCTGGCTCGACGGGCACAACGCCACCGCGGTGCTCGGGCTGCCGTTCCACTTGATGATCACCTATACCGGGCTGGTCACGCTGATGGCGATGCTGATGCCCTGGGCGACGGTCGCCAATTATGCCGACGACGCCAAAATGTTCGAAACACTGTTCCCGCAAGCACCCGAGGTCGAGCGATCAGGGACCCGCGTGCCGATGGTGCCGCTGACGACGATCGTGCAAGACGCCGAACGTCGGATGGGCGCGCCCGCAGGCTATATCGACGTGGCCTTTCCCGGCGATGCGTCCTCGCGGGTGACGATCAGCCGCAGCGCGTCTTCGATGCTCTCCGCGCGCTCGCCGAGCCTCACCTATGAAGGCGCGACTGGCAAGCTGGTGTGGCAATCGCCGGCGCCGGGTGGCGCTTCGGTGACTGCGGGCGCGATGATCGGGCTGCATGCCGGGCGCTTCTCCGGCGACGGGCTGCGCTGGATCTATTTCCTGTGCGGCGTCGCAGGCAGCGTGATGGTCGCGAGCGGGCTGGTATTGTGGACGGTCAAGCGGCGCGAGAAACTGCCCGATCCGGCGCGACCGCATTTCGGCTTCCGGCTGGTCGAGCGGCTCAACGTCGCGACCATCGCGGGCTTCCCGCTGGGTGTAGCCGCGATGTTCTGGGCTAACCGCCTGCTGCCGGTGGCGATGCAGGGGCGGGCGGAGTGGGAAATCCATGTCCTGTTCCTCGCCTGGCTGGCGTCGCTAGTGCTTGCGCTGGTCCGGCGGCCGCAGATCGCCTGGACGATCCTGTTGGGGACGACTGGCGTGCTGCTCGCGGCCCTCCCGTTCTACAATCTCCTCGCCACCAATCAGGGCGTATTCGCGACGCTGCTGCGCGGGGACTGGCTGATGACGGGGATCGACCTGACGATCCTGGCGTTCGGCATCGCCTTCGTGGCGACGGCGGCGCGGGTAGGGCGGTACAAGCCGGTGGCGCGCAAGTCGCGGCGCAAGATGGCGGCCGAGCCTGCCGCGCCGATGCTGGAGCCTGCGGAATGA
- a CDS encoding TonB-dependent siderophore receptor: MRIVAVLLASVAAVAVVSPAYAEDDRAADAAVAAQQRAEEIVVVGKSYGQEVGKTVTPLKDVPNTITVIDREQIEAQNLLSLEDALTAANGITVTGVGSEDPSFMSRGFAINNYLIDGVSTLAFNFPSVVPDLFFYDRLEVLRGPAGLFSGSGNPAGSINLVRKRPLDAFKLQASAGYGSWNNIRGELDVSAPISSSIGVRGGVMVQDQDQFFDVGHRFRLAGFGTVSVEIDPATTLTVGGNYDRYQPAIQSGLPGYAGGPDGSEGRLLDGDRSTYLGADWNRFRSDTWTVFGDISHRISDRWTLRFSGLYSDVERIDVYSYIGSQAVTDASNTTPTGTRNNGVTNHIAYRGDSFAKTTAFDFNGIGSFSLFGRDQTLILGADYQAQDYDSYYTRLSNYARINVFDPVSPAEPLLNPYGPLNYYPVQGSGATCPATSTPIVPAPANCVLQVYGATNTVVEQYGLYGQLRLSPVAGVTITGGGRVTWWESNNQVLLPTRGNRTSQQIDGRFTPYAGIVWDATDNLNFYASYADSFSPQAAPSGRRKPDGSAVLPLIGAQFEGGTKLSLMNDKLLLSLAAYQIEQTNRLFNDPDDATVYLQVGKVRARGIEAEIGGEILPGWRINGGYSYTKTKYLEDANTAFEGIPLTPIIPEHMVKFFTNYAPADGALRGFSLGGGVTWFDGTYGGNPSYINPVNNQRVISTIVRQGSYAVVDLRAGYKLSEQISLSVNANNVLDRNYYARISAAGRGNYYGTPRSVFGTIRFTFE; the protein is encoded by the coding sequence TTGCGTATCGTTGCCGTCTTGCTTGCCAGTGTTGCCGCAGTTGCAGTGGTGTCTCCCGCCTATGCCGAGGACGATCGCGCAGCGGATGCCGCCGTCGCGGCGCAGCAGCGCGCCGAGGAAATCGTCGTCGTCGGCAAGAGCTATGGCCAGGAAGTCGGCAAGACCGTCACGCCATTGAAGGACGTGCCCAACACGATCACCGTGATCGACCGCGAGCAGATCGAGGCGCAGAACCTGCTGTCGCTCGAGGATGCGCTCACCGCGGCCAACGGCATCACCGTGACCGGTGTCGGCAGCGAGGACCCCTCGTTCATGTCGCGCGGCTTTGCGATCAACAATTATCTGATCGACGGCGTTTCGACGCTCGCCTTCAACTTCCCCTCGGTCGTGCCCGACCTGTTCTTCTACGATCGGCTGGAAGTGCTGCGCGGCCCGGCTGGCCTGTTCAGCGGATCGGGCAACCCGGCGGGCAGCATCAACCTGGTCCGCAAGCGTCCGCTCGACGCCTTCAAGCTGCAGGCATCGGCCGGATATGGCAGCTGGAACAATATCCGCGGCGAGCTCGACGTCTCGGCGCCGATCAGCAGCAGCATCGGCGTCCGCGGCGGCGTGATGGTGCAGGATCAGGACCAGTTCTTCGACGTCGGGCACCGCTTCCGCCTTGCCGGCTTCGGCACCGTCTCGGTCGAGATCGATCCTGCGACGACGCTGACGGTCGGCGGCAATTACGATCGCTACCAGCCCGCGATCCAGTCGGGCCTGCCCGGCTATGCCGGCGGCCCCGACGGCAGCGAGGGCCGGCTGCTCGACGGCGACCGCTCGACTTATCTCGGCGCGGACTGGAATCGCTTCCGCTCGGACACCTGGACGGTGTTCGGCGACATTTCGCACCGGATCAGCGACCGCTGGACGCTGCGGTTCAGCGGCCTCTACAGCGATGTCGAGCGGATCGACGTCTATAGCTATATCGGCAGCCAGGCGGTCACCGACGCCAGCAACACGACGCCCACCGGTACGCGCAACAACGGCGTGACCAACCACATCGCCTATCGCGGCGACAGCTTCGCCAAGACCACGGCGTTCGATTTCAACGGTATCGGCAGCTTCTCGCTGTTCGGCCGAGACCAGACGCTGATCCTGGGCGCCGACTATCAGGCGCAGGATTACGACAGCTATTATACCCGCCTGTCCAACTATGCGCGGATCAACGTGTTCGATCCGGTGTCGCCGGCCGAGCCGCTGCTCAATCCCTATGGCCCGCTCAATTACTATCCGGTGCAGGGCTCGGGCGCGACCTGCCCGGCGACCAGCACGCCGATCGTGCCGGCGCCCGCCAATTGCGTGCTTCAGGTCTATGGCGCCACCAACACCGTGGTCGAACAATACGGCCTGTACGGCCAGTTGCGCCTGTCACCGGTCGCGGGAGTGACGATCACCGGTGGCGGCCGCGTGACCTGGTGGGAGAGCAACAACCAAGTGCTGCTGCCGACCCGCGGCAACCGCACCTCGCAGCAGATCGACGGCCGCTTCACGCCCTATGCCGGCATCGTGTGGGACGCGACTGACAACCTCAATTTCTACGCGAGCTATGCCGACAGCTTCTCGCCGCAGGCAGCGCCCAGCGGCCGGCGCAAGCCCGACGGTTCGGCGGTGCTGCCGCTGATCGGTGCGCAGTTCGAGGGCGGCACCAAATTGTCGCTGATGAACGACAAGCTGCTGCTCTCGCTCGCCGCCTATCAGATCGAGCAGACCAACCGCCTGTTCAACGATCCGGATGATGCCACCGTCTATCTGCAGGTCGGCAAGGTCCGCGCGCGCGGGATCGAGGCCGAGATCGGCGGCGAGATCCTGCCGGGCTGGCGGATCAACGGCGGCTATAGCTACACCAAGACGAAATATCTGGAGGACGCCAACACCGCGTTCGAAGGCATTCCGCTCACTCCGATCATCCCGGAGCATATGGTGAAGTTCTTCACCAACTATGCGCCGGCGGATGGCGCGCTACGCGGGTTCAGCCTGGGCGGCGGCGTCACCTGGTTCGACGGGACCTATGGCGGCAATCCGTCGTACATCAACCCGGTGAACAACCAGCGGGTGATCTCCACGATCGTGCGCCAGGGCAGTTATGCGGTGGTCGATCTGCGCGCAGGCTATAAGCTGAGCGAGCAGATCTCGCTCTCGGTGAATGCCAACAACGTGCTCGACCGCAATTATTATGCCCGCATCTCGGCGGCCGGGCGCGGCAATTACTACGGCACGCCGCGCAGCGTGTTCGGCACGATCCGGTTCACCTTCGAATGA
- a CDS encoding fumarylacetoacetate hydrolase family protein, protein MLEASSVELLPADHAQATLVGRVLLDAGPTPIVIRDGDVLDVSATAATVADLLERDDVAQITGSRICGVEALGTEAGPRLLAPVDLQCIKACGVTFALSAIERVIEERARGDADKASEIRGDLEARVGSGIRSVVPGSDEAAALKAALIDAGMWSQYLEVAIGPDAEVFTKAPVLSAVGWGDEIGIRSDSDWNNPEPEVVLIVDRHGTPRGATLGNDVNLRDFEGRSALLLGKAKDNNASTALGPFIRLFDASFTMDDVRSAVVDLTIDGPEGYTLAGTNKMSEISRDPTDLVAQALSEHQYPDGFALFLGTLFAPVQDRDHPGRGFTHKTGDVVRIATPKLGALVNRVTTSKAAAPWEFGIRDLMRNLATRGLLA, encoded by the coding sequence ATGTTGGAAGCGTCTAGTGTCGAATTGCTGCCTGCCGACCATGCGCAGGCCACTCTGGTTGGACGCGTCCTGCTCGATGCGGGCCCCACCCCCATCGTGATTCGCGACGGCGACGTGCTCGATGTTTCGGCAACTGCCGCGACCGTCGCCGACCTGCTCGAACGCGACGATGTTGCCCAGATCACCGGCTCGCGGATCTGCGGCGTCGAAGCACTCGGCACCGAAGCCGGGCCCCGCCTGCTCGCCCCCGTCGATCTCCAGTGCATCAAGGCATGCGGCGTAACCTTCGCGCTCTCGGCGATCGAGCGCGTGATCGAGGAACGCGCCCGCGGCGACGCCGACAAGGCATCCGAGATCCGCGGCGACCTCGAAGCCAGGGTCGGCAGCGGCATCCGCTCCGTCGTCCCGGGCAGCGACGAAGCCGCGGCGCTCAAGGCTGCGCTGATCGATGCCGGCATGTGGTCGCAATATCTCGAAGTCGCGATCGGCCCCGATGCCGAGGTGTTCACCAAGGCTCCCGTGCTCTCTGCGGTCGGCTGGGGCGACGAGATCGGCATCCGCTCGGACAGCGACTGGAACAACCCCGAGCCGGAGGTCGTGCTGATCGTCGATCGCCACGGCACGCCCAGGGGCGCAACGCTCGGCAACGACGTAAACCTGCGCGATTTCGAAGGCCGCAGCGCCCTCCTCCTCGGCAAGGCCAAGGACAACAACGCCTCAACTGCGCTCGGCCCCTTCATCCGCCTGTTCGACGCCAGCTTCACGATGGACGACGTCCGCTCGGCCGTGGTCGATCTCACCATCGACGGTCCCGAGGGCTACACGCTCGCCGGCACCAACAAGATGAGCGAGATCAGCCGCGATCCCACCGATCTCGTCGCCCAGGCACTGAGCGAGCACCAGTATCCCGACGGCTTCGCGCTGTTCCTCGGCACCTTGTTCGCGCCGGTGCAGGACCGCGACCATCCCGGCCGCGGCTTCACCCACAAGACCGGCGATGTCGTTCGTATCGCCACGCCCAAGCTCGGCGCCCTCGTCAACCGCGTGACCACCTCCAAGGCCGCAGCGCCATGGGAGTTCGGCATCCGCGACTTGATGCGCAACCTCGCCACCCGCGGCCTGCTCGCGTGA